The sequence CAGCTCCACCATACATGGTAGcagagatgcagatgatgaaggagCGGATGGACTTCATGACGAACACCCTCAGAGGACGGGTGTTGAGCGACCTTGACGAGTTGGTCCATCAAACAAATTCACCATTCACTGCATCCGTTTCTTCGTTCCTCCTTCCACCAAAGTTCCGTATGCCGCAAGTAGAGGCCTATGACGAATCTAAGGATCTCTTAGATCACCTGGAGTCTTTCAAAACCCTGATGCACTTGCAAGGCGTGGCAGATGAGATCATGTGCCGAGCCTTTCCAACTACGTTGAAAGGTCCCGCAAGGATATGGTTCAGTAGGTTGACGCCAAACTCCATCAGTACCTTTAAGGAGTTGAGCGCATAGTTTGCCTCGCACTTTATTGGGGGGCATAGGTATAAGAAGTCCATTGCATGCCTAATGACCATCAAGCAATGGGAGGATGAGATGCTGAGGTCTTACATTACCCGCTTTAACAAGGAGGCCCTCTCGATTGATGAAGCTGACAACAAAATACTCGTGGCTGCGTTTACCAATGGGTTATGGAAAGggaagtttttgttttccttatacaaaaacgacccaaaAACCAAGTCAGACGTACTTTATAGGGCTACTAAGTACATGAATGCGGAAGACGTGTTACTAGCTCGAGAAGAGAAGCCCAAGAAGAGGGAAAGGCAAGAAGATACCCAACAAGAAAGGGGACGGAAGATGGCTAGAACCGGAGACCAATGGGAGGATAGGCGCTTCAAACCCCCCATTGGAAGGTTCACTAACTTCACCCTGCTGATTGCCCCGATTGATCAGGTGTTGATGCAGATAAAGGACAACACGGCCTTGACATGGCCTGGCAAGTTAAAGGGAGATCCTAACAAGAGGTCCAGGGACAAATACTGCTGCTTTCATCGGGACCACGGTCAAAACACGTCCGAATGTTATGACCTAAAGCAGCAGATTGAAGCCCTTATTAGACAAGGGAAACTATAGAGATTCATCAGCAAAGAAAGGGCATATCCACCATAAGAGCAGGTTGCTAGAAGGGATAACGAGCgctccaggccacctatagggGACATAAGAATGATTGTAGGAGGTACTGCAGCTTCTGGCTCATCTAAAAAAGCCCATAAAACTTACCTTAGGATGGTTTAGAACATCCAACTAACGGGCTTCGTCCCAAAGATGGTGCAGGTCGATAACCCCATAATTGGATTCTCAGAGGAAGATGTTCGATGTCTCTACCACCCACACGACGATGCGCTTGTTGTTAGTATACAAGTAAGGGATTACAACACTTATCGAGTCTTAGTTGACAACGAGAGCTTTACTGACATCCTCTATTACTTggcattccagcagatgagaATTGAGAGAGAACAGCTGGTTCCGACCAATGCCCCGTTTGTTGGGTTTGGAGGAACAAGGGTATACCCCTTCGACGCAGTCACATTGCCTATAACAGTTGGTGACTACACTCAAAAGATCACTAAGGATGTTACATTCTTTGTTGTCGACCGCTCGTTTGCTTACAATGCCATCCTAGGTCGACCTACTCTTAACTTGTGGAAGGTCGTGACTTCGACCAACAATCTAATGATAAAATTCTCCACTGAGTACGAAGTAGGAGAGGTACGTAGGGACCAAGTGGCAATACACGAGTGCTACATAGTGACGCTAGAAATGGACGACCATTTACAGACCATGAGCATAGAAGAATAGCGGATGGTTGCAGAACCCATCGAAGGGCTAAAAAAGGTACTCCTCGATAACTCAAGGCCTGAGCGAATGACTAGAATTGGCACTCTCACTAGTCTGCCAATCCGTCAGGTGCTCACCACGTTTCTAAAAGAAAACCAGGGTGTCTTTGCTTGgagccatgaagacatgccCGGGATCGACCCTTCAGTTATGGTGCACAAGTTGAATATGTCGCCCACTTTTCTCTCTATCAGTGAGAAGAAGCAAGTATTCGTCTAAGAACAAGACCGAGCCATAGCGGAAGAAGTTCGCAAGTTGCAAGATGTAGACTTCATTAGAGAAGTTTACCATCTCAACTGGTTGGCCAACGTGATGATCGTCAAAAAAGCCAATGGTaagtggaggatgtgcgtagactttatggacttgaacaaggcatgccttAAGGATAGCTATCCTCTCCCGTGGGTTGACGTCTTAGTAGACTTTACAGCCCGACACTAGTTGCTAAGTTTCATGGATACCTTTTTTGGCTACAACCAGATAAAACTAGACGAAGCTaatcaggagaagacttcgttAGTCACCAGCCAAGGCCTTTTCTGCTATAAAGTAATGTCGTTCGGCCTTAAGAACGCATGCACAACATATTAGAGGCACATGAATGAGATGTTTGCACATCAGATCGGAAGAAATGTCTAAGTCTACGTTAACGACATGTTAGTGAAAAGCCGAAGGGAGGATGACCATTTGGACGATCTTAAGGAGACCTTCGACACCCTCTGCTCTTgcaacatgaaactcaatccaaGCAAGTGTGCATTTGGGGTGACGGCTGGAAAGTTCCTGGGGTTCATGTTGTCTTAGAGAGGTATGAAAGTTAACCCAGACAAGATCTGGGCCATAATGGAGATGGCGCCAGCAAAAAACATGAAAGAagtacaaagcctcaacggcAAAGTAGCTGCACTGAATAGGTTCGTATCAAGGGCAACAGATAAGTGTCTACCTTTCTTCCACACGCTAAAGAAGTCTTTTAAGTGGACGGCTGAGGGTTAACAAGCATTTGAAGATTTGAAGGCTTACCTCTCTTCCCCACTGTTGCTAAGTCCCTCCAAACTAGGGAAAGAATTATTCCTTTACTTGGCCGTATCCCCGGTTGCCGTCAGCGACGCCTTAGTCAGGGAAGAAGACAGGGTGCAGAAGCCCATATACTACATTAACCGAGCACTCTGAGGCGCAGAGGGAAGGTACCCACCGATGGAAAAGCTCTCCTTCGCGTTAGTTACTATAGCCTGGAAGCTTAAGCCCTACTTCTAGGCCTACACTATGGTCATCCTGATTATCAAGCCTTTACGGCAAGCAATGAGTAATCTCAAAGCCGTCGGACAAATGGCGCTATGGGTAATAGAATTGAGTGAATCTGACGTACAATACTGCCCCCGTACTACCATAAAGGGACAAGCGGTCGTCGACTTTTTTGCAGAGTTCACCAATATGGAAGGCCGGGGGGCAGAAGAACATCCTTAGTGGATCATCCACACAGACGAGTCGTCTAACAGACAAGCTAGTAGAGCCAATGTAGTGCTCCATTccccaaaaggggatgagatcgAATGCATGGTTCATCTCGACTTCCCTATAACAAACAATGAAGCAAAGTACGAAGCTTTAGTAGAAGGACTGGATCTCGCTAAAGCCATGGGGGCAACAAATGTGATTGTGTATTGCGACTCCCAGGTGGTCACTAGTCAGGTGAACAGTGATTTTGAATGCAAAGGGGAAAAGATGAAAAGGTATCTGGAGCAGGTAAGGAAATGAGTAGGCGAGTTGCAGGCCAAGTTCGTCCAAGTtcctaaagaagaaaacaagaaggCTGATCGTCTTGCCAAAGCTGCCTTAGCGGAACACATGCTCATCCTTAGTAAGgtactttcttttgttcagCTCTCACTTTTGATAGATGATGTCGGTGTGTAGGAAATAGACTCAAGAAGCAACTAGACTACACCAATAGTTTCTTATTTGAAAAAAGGCACACTATCTAACGGTAAGGAAGTCGTAAGAAAGTTGAAGGTCCAAGCCTCACGATTCGTTTTGATAAAGGATGTTTTGTACAAGAAAGGATTCTCTCGCCCGTACCTAAGGTGCTTAAACCCCGAAGAAGTAGATTATATCATGAGAAAAGTCCATGAAAGGATCTGTCGGAACCACACAGGGTTGCGGTCTTTGGTGCACAAGCTAAGTCGAGCTGGATACTACTGGCTTACTATGCTGAAGGATGCCCAGGCTTATGTTAAAACATGCGACAATTGTCAAAGGTTCAGCAACGTCATTAGACAGCCGGCAGAAGTGCTCACCccaatgacggccccatggcctTTCACTCAATGGGGAATAAACATCATGGGCCTATTCCCAATAGCAATGAGATAACTGAAGTTCCTAATAGTCGGCATAGGCTACTTCACGAAATGTTTAGAGGCCGAAGCTTTGGCTACCATCACAGAAAAGAATGTATGAAGCTTCGTTCAGAGAAGCATCATTTGTAGGTACAGGATCTCTAGGGTCTTGGTCTTCGATAACAGGAAGCAATTGGACAATAACTCATTCAGGGAATTTTGCTCACAGTTAAGGatcaagaaccactactcctcccTCACATACCCTCAGGCCAACGGACAGGTTGAGGTTATGAACTAATTCTTactcaagatcatcaagacttGGCTCGAGCGGGCAAAAGGTATATGGCCAGAAGAATTTTCAAGTGTACTATGGGCGTATAGGACGACAACAAGGACACCTACAGGAAAAACGCAATTTTGGCTAGCGTATGGGAGCGAGGCCATCATCCCAGTTGAGGTCGGACTCACAAGCTATAAAGTGGGAAACCATGATGAGAGCAAGAACGATGAAGCTATGCGCCTGTAGCTTGACTTGGTGGATGAGGTTAAAGCAACGACCGAACAAAGATTAGCGCGATACCAGAACCTCATGGCCAAGCATTACAACTCAAGAGTCAAGCACAGAGACTTCCAGGTTAGGGATCTCGTATTGAGAAAAGTGATGGGCGCTACAAGAGATCCCTCCCAAGGAAAGCtaggacctaattgggaaggaccctacaggatCGCTTCATGGCAGAGGAAAGGCACCTACCACCTGGAGACGCTAGACAGAAAAAAGTTGCACAACCTGTGGAACACAAAGCACTTGAAGAAATACTACCAATATACAATGGCATGAAGAACAATACTCCTCATTTCCAGTTTACTTCCTTTTAGTAAATTTTTGCTACCAGTTTACTTccttttagttaatttttgctATCTATAATACTTTTTAAGCCATAAAagcagttttttattttttcaaggacaattttttacttatgcacgcatttatcataataagaggagttattcAGATATGacctgtgtatatatatgtctCTACAAAACTACATTTGTGACTAAGTCCACAAGTAGACGAGTTCATCTCATGGGGATGCCTTGAAATTATTTAAggccacaagtggacgagttcattattAAGCCCACAAGTGGACACGTTCAtcattaagtccacaagtggatgaGTTCATCCCATGGGGATGCCTTGAAATTATTTAAGTCCACAAGTAGACGAGTTCCTCCCATGGGGATGCCTTGAAATTATTTAAGTTCACAAGTGGATGAGTTCATTATTAAGTACACAAGTAGATGAGTTCATCATTAAGTCCATAAGTGAACGAGTTCATCCCATGAGAATGCCTTGAAACTAtttaagtccataagtggatgAGTTCATCAGATAGAGATGCCTTGAAATTATtaaagtccataagtggacgagttcatcccatgGGAATACCATGAAATTATTTAAGTaaacaagtggacgagttcattattAAGTCCAAACGAACGAGTTCATTGTTAAGTggacaaattcattgttgagtcTATAGATGGACGAATACATCAAAGTAGATGGGTTCATCCTAATTATTTATCTTAGAGGACAAGTACATCCCAACTTGTATGCACAAAGATGAGCGGACATGCGCATATCTCAAAGTAAAGATCAACACATAGCAAAAAATACTAAAAGTGACGGATGTAAAATGTTAAATAGACGTCATAAATAGAAAGTGTTTACaaacaaagcccaaaaacaaggGAATTTACTATTGTTTGGAAATAAGAGTGGatacataataatatatatatatatatatataaaataaaaaaaataaaaaaataaaaaggagaagaagaaaaactaagGATTAAAGCTAAATGTTTGGGGCATCTTGGGCAATTGGGTTCTGGGTGTCTTGAGTAGAGGAGTTTGGGGCGTCCTGGGCAATGGAATTCGGGGCGTCATGAGCAGGAGGATCATTAGCAGATGGAGCCAAAGGAACGACGAGCCCTTCGATAGTTGGCTGAGCAAGAACCACACTATCATCTTTTGAATCCTTCTCTGACTCAATGGAGTCATCGGTCTCCTTACTAACGTTGTCGCCGTGTGCAGGGGTCATCGGCAGTGGGCCGTCCATGGTGACCTTGGATAGATCTAGGTTTGGGTAGAAGGACCTGACCTGCTTCAGGCAATCTTCAAACCCGTCACCATAGTAGACGGTGCAGGCATCGATAAAAGGTTGGGAAGCCTTAAACTATGTTATGGTGTTAGCCCAAGCCGTCCCTACCTGTCCAGAAATGGCTGTCAGCTTCGTCTCTAGATTCGTTTTTTCCTCTTGTGCCTTCTCTTGGAGATGACTTCTTCCTTTAGCTTCTCATTTAAAGCCGTCACCTCCTTGTTAAGCGTATCGAGGACCCCTTTTGTACTGCTCTTGCTCATTGGTCAGGGTCTCATTACGCTTGCACAGACGACTGATCACCCCTTCCTGAGCAACGCTCCTATCTTGAAGCACCTTCATATGCACCAGCgccaaaaaacaagaaaacctttAGCAAATAAATGAACAACAGTAAaaggaagttaaaaaaagaGACATACCCTAGAAAGGTCAAAAAGACCTAACGCTCCTAACTCTTTTATCGTCTGCTCAGCATAAGGATCCAAGTCTGTGTCTATGATGATTGACTCAACCATCTCAACAGCGTGTTCCTTATGTGTGAGAAGACGATGGACGGTTTCCTGAGTGATGAGACTAGTCGCCGTCATTAAACCTTTGCCTACTCCGTGGCTAGGCTTGGGAGGTGACAACTTCTTTGGTTTGTCATTTGCAAGGAGGGCCGGTCCTTTCTTAAGTGGATGGTCTTCCTTCCCTTCGTTCTTTCATTTGGACGACCCTTTGGTGACGCCCTTGGGAGCTGACGAGGAAGccccctctttttctttctactttcGAGCTGCAACTGACACCCTTACTAGGGCTCTCTACCTCGCTGCCTCCATCTTTACAAAAGGTAAGAGAAGGACGTTAAATATGCAGAcggaaggaataaaaaataaataaataaataaatacaagcTTACACCGTCAGGAATAGGTTTTAATCTGCGAGCTGTAGGCTCGGTGCAGGACCACTGTAGTTGGTGTGCAACATGCCAAGGGTAATCAAGTCCCTACACTTCCGCTCGTCGAATGGGATCTCAAGCACCCGACAGATGAAAGCCTCCTACTCGTCGGTTATGCGCAGATGAACGCtacctgaagaagaaaaaaaagtagacaACGCTAAacacttaataaataaaagaaaaaaaaaaaaaaacaaacaatgtTAAACACTTgaacaaataaatgaaaatgcagacaatactagacttgaatcCTTGACAATACCCCAAGTATTGTCAAAACCATGGGGCATCATAACCCACTCTTTTCGACAGCATACCCAGTCCGTCCcttgaacaaaaaattttatgttattccaatttttattggaGTCGGGCATATTAGACACCAGCCTAAGTGTCTTCTTCCTCATTGCAAAATGATATATCCCCTGAGACGAGGAGATATGTTGGGGTCTATAGCACCAAAGAACTTGTCCAGTGTAAGCTGACAGTTCCCTCCACTAAGATGATGGAAAGACCAAGGAAAATGGTCAACTGACGGTGTAGCACCGTTAAAGGCAATCTCAATCTTGCTTCGAACATAGCATTATACATGCCGACGTTTGCGGTTTTCCCAGAGTAGCACTTTTCATACTTTCCAGGTAGACGGATTGGGATGTTATTAGGGATTTGGTAACGGTCCCTTAAGTTGTTAAAAATCTTGGTCTTCATCGTTGGTTTAAAGTCATTGACAGTCCATATAGCGGGAAGAATGAAGGGACGGGTATGACCATCCCCTGGGCTTCCTGAACTTCCCTCTACTGAAGCTCCCCTGTCGCTTTCATCCTCATCCTTGTCATCTTCTCCCTCTAACACCCCCTCGTTCTCTCCTTCACCCTCGTCGAACTCATCCTTATCTCCCTCTCTTTCCTCTACTTCCTCTCCATCATAGTCTTCCTCCTTGTCGACAGGAGAATGGGCAGACGGTTCCCTATCTGAAGACCAGGACAAACCCTCCTCGAGCCCATGACCTGACGGGAAGACTTCGTCATAGCCTGCTTCCTTATGACCTAATGATTGCTCACTCGTCACTTCACTATCTCCTGACATTTATTCACCCACAAGCAACGAAGGTATCCTAAGAGCCTAAGTTGACGGGTCTTTCTATAGTAGCAACGACCAACcagaaaaaaggaaataaaaaaggaatgaaaaagagaaaaggactTACAAAGTTAATAGACGAGTCTGAAGAGGTGACAGGATTAGCAAGTAGACGGCAGCAAAGATGACAGAATGACAGCTCTCTCTGGGTTTGCAAAGATGAAATATGGAAAAATGAGAGGAGGAGATGAGATATTTATAGGATGAAAATACACAGGAAATGAAGCGACGCTTTTGTTTAGAAATGAGGCCAAACAGCTTATGCCACGTGTCCTAGCATTTAATGATGGCTGCTCGAGGAACCATTAATGAACACCTATTTTcctgaataaataaaaataacagaAAAGTTACAAATTAAACTCCATAATCCGTCAGCTAAAGCCGATGGAGCCATAGAGTAGGGGGCAGTTGATAAGGGTAATTCCAAAAAAGGTGTTAAACTCGTTCACGTAAGGTGAAGCCGTCAGTCTCAAAGAACCCGTCAGCCATACTGTGCATTCAGAGAAGAAAACGATGATATTGTAAGGCCGACAAGTCCTTTTCAAAGCCAACAACTTCACCTCCAACCCAACAGCGTCTGTAAGACAACCAGGACGCCTAGATAGGAaacttgttaggttctaaagacttaggattttatgtatttagaactctaatgtgtattgttggcaaaccatgatcaaaacaagatgtttagtcgtgtttagacttgctcaaagttggttcatttatgtaaagttggaacaaGCTGATGTAGAAATTATTTATGCTTctcggcctggttcgatcgatcgaagcttaggctcgatcattCGAAAATTGGGTCAGATGCATTTTCTATAGAattccaacttagccctagtttattttaaaatgtttagggttttctaatttgccttaggtatataaggcaaaccctagctaCATTTTATTGTTACTCATATTgctatttgtgtaaatctcttgtgagatttgtgaggagctttcctttacacagtgtgagagtgccttttttaggatactcaagcccaaggatcctgggcctgaatgaaaaggaaggatttggtggaccgggccttgattcaccgcagctaacgagctgtttaagaatcaagtgaatgtagagaatactcctgacaatatacagAAAGACAATAAACAAGGATATCGAGGAGTACcaaaattaacaacgtaagttcagaaggaaacaaagcaggattagcaaaacgataaaacaaagaaatagtgCTGTGAGGATCCCGGGAATTATTaagcagtgtttcattaataagttatctgttttgattacagaaagctcactaggacgtgatacaaggtccaatcaagctcaaaaattgtagtattgaatggctatttcagccttcaaaacttgcaaagtttgattctcgttgaatccgagtatgtgcaatagtggcctttacaggatatcgggaagcagtatttgttcttcccttagtatttttctttctgcatagatttttctgatggttcttcctagagaatttcttcttttttgtgtttctttctttttttttttcgctaccttcttcacaacccgtcccctccttttataatggagtttttctgggtgtcccgggttcccctgttttgttcttttgcaaacagagcatgttctgtccctgtcgcctcggtaagtccctttgccgttttctctcattctttccttctcttggttctgattccttcgaaagcttctggttggccatcctctttgggacgtgctgaggtatgcccttctcggcatccccatttctggcgcattcctcttttccctttctttcctatttgggcggaatcctgttctgccatttttgaaagtcattcgttgctattcttcttccctgtcctggttccccgaggctcttttgctgtctgtgccatgagaggtcgctcgcgtttcttgtttttttcttttcctgtcttctttctaccgatctgtcccagtcttcctttttatttgtgtttgaagggatttgaggatccttgcttctttatattttgccgtggtctctttttgggatgcttcttccttttctgggcttcaggatcctctgggccttccttttaTCCCCCATGGGTCATCTGTGcctattactttgggcttagcctgagatttttcctttgggcttgacttgttcttctgttttgggcttatttcattatgaccctttttagacctcaacacacaggcttaggattatcaagaagatttcttcaagagcttgatgatcattcagttgctgccacaagaacttaaagaaacacaagcaggtgtgcttgtacttgctagagaatccaagaaagaaggagttcgtggttttggagcttgcacgtgattgtgtcagtaagtttctactggtgggtagcaataggatgttagcggtctaagtcctgttgaacaacttcgattctttcatagtggattcaggtttaccttgaggatagctaggttaaatcctccctaggtttttaccggtttggtttcctgggtgatcatatcattgtcttatttatttttccgttgctttgcatgatatgattgtttgattgtgataacctagatttggaatttggattaagtaataacttggctaattacctaggttaatccaattgtatgttttttaaggggtctaaaaactatcaaaactGACGGAAGGAAATTGACAGGGAGAAAGAAACAAGTGACAAGTCCAGCATGGCCTTGTTTGATCTTCACGAATGTGTATATAAGGAAACATCTTGTACTCCACaattaaccctaatcaagaGGATCCCTACAAGGAAAGAATCCCTCAAGATATGTGCATTAATGAGgatcttccctacaaggaaagaaCCTTTCTACCAAGAAATAGATGTCAACTCTacgctactataaaaaccccaaaaccctcacaaatcaaggtacgcataatttaccccagcTCTGTCACTTTGgagttgtgaaagttctctaacttgaCATTCAAAGGGTATTTGGctggtaccacaccggtactctctacaaggtcttctttgtttttatttcataGGTATTGTCTAGAGCATGTGAGGACTGTGTGACTTACTAacaatttttggcatcatcaaaaaaatggtcaaacttatttagttatgtagcaCTTTTTTGGAACTAAAGTTTtccaaactcgagttccaaaaatttttcctaaaatttttctaaaattatgcTATTTGGCAAAAAAGTCCATTGGTTAGCCAAGCTTATGAAGACCTCCAAGTCCAGATAGCTTCAAAGTGAATTATGATGGAGCACTCTTCACTAAGGAAAGCAAAGCTGGGTTAGGCGTGGTGATTTGCAGCTCTAAAGGTCTagtgatctctctctctctctctctctctctctctctctctcttaagtCAAAGCACTAGCAGCAAAACACACAGTGGAATTCGCTCTAGAAGTGGGAATCAATTGTGCAACTTTTGAGCGGGATtttgagattatttttattgatcttATAAACAGACAACCCTTTCTAGCTCTACATGGAC is a genomic window of Quercus lobata isolate SW786 chromosome 2, ValleyOak3.0 Primary Assembly, whole genome shotgun sequence containing:
- the LOC115969814 gene encoding uncharacterized protein LOC115969814, translated to MTIKQWEDEMLRSYITRFNKEALSIDEADNKILVAAFTNGLWKGKFLFSLYKNDPKTKSDVLYRATKYMNAEDVLLAREEKPKKRERQEDTQQERGRKMARTGDQWEDRRFKPPIGRFTNFTLLIAPIDQVLMQIKDNTALTWPGKLKGDPNKRSRDKYCCFHRDHGQNTSECYDLKQQIEALIRQGKL
- the LOC115969823 gene encoding uncharacterized protein LOC115969823; the encoded protein is MVHLDFPITNNEAKYEALVEGLDLAKAMGATNVIVYCDSQVVTSQVNSDFECKGEKMKRYLEQLDLVDEVKATTEQRLARYQNLMAKHYNSRVKHRDFQVRDLVLRKVMGATRDPSQGKLGPNWEGPYRIASWQRKGTYHLETLDRKKLHNLWNTKHLKKYYQYTMA